A portion of the Stigmatella aurantiaca DW4/3-1 genome contains these proteins:
- a CDS encoding U32 family peptidase translates to MPLRRPEILAPAGDLESLRAALASGADAIYFGLDEGFNARARADNFSLARLPETFPLIHRAGARAYLTLNTLVFEPELPLVEHLIRGAAAAGVDALIVQDPAVALLARAICPQLELHASTQMTLSSAEGVRFAQRLGFSRAVVPRELSTAEIRRLAGQTQIELEVFIHGALCMSWSGQCLTSEAWGGRSANRGQCAQSCRLPYDLVVDGQTRELGEVKYLLSPKDLAGVRAVPELMDIGVHSLKIEGRLKGPAYVTSTVQGYRRWVESILAGAPDEAQLAKDLSGMSLAYSRGFSHGFLAGSDHQTLVEGRFPKHRGLYLGRVQSVSGKEVQVVPDERPWTGGLGLETDRPEAPVGQVSSPLKGEPAPEAAEPRPGMGVVFDAGAPEDKHEPGGPIFRVERRGDGWVLGFGQPGPDLGRVAPGQRVWLNSDPALTRRVEGLLAAGEPEGRIPLELSVSGVEGAPLQVRARAWGHDASASSPVPLAPARGGGLDEGLLRDKLGSFGGTPFRLSLLECAGLGRGLHLPVSELKAIRRQLVTELTAAVERGPRRTVVETPVLEQVRASLAGSVSEAPGEGAARLIPLCRQEAQLEAVIAAGLPEVELDWMEMVGLQRAVERARAAGLRVTIATVRVQKPGEEGYDQRIGRLRPDAVLVRHWGAMMHFLERPEGQPRPVLHGDFSLNVTNSLSAAYLLGLGLDTLTFSHDLDAAQLGSLLEHAPAHRFTVALHHHIATFHTEHCVYSHTLSHGRDFRTCGRPCEKHQLSLKDRLGLDHPVIVDVGCRNTVFNAQAQSAASLVPRLLERGVRRFRVEFVRESHEEAARVLAAYQELLAGRLSPAEAVRRAAVHEQFGVTRGTMKVLSPPAPLPR, encoded by the coding sequence ATGCCTTTGCGACGTCCTGAAATCCTCGCCCCCGCGGGGGATCTTGAGTCCCTCCGGGCCGCCCTCGCCAGTGGCGCGGATGCCATCTACTTCGGGCTCGATGAAGGATTCAATGCACGTGCTCGCGCCGATAATTTCTCCTTGGCCCGCCTTCCCGAGACGTTCCCCCTCATCCACCGGGCGGGTGCCCGGGCCTATCTTACCCTGAATACCCTGGTGTTCGAGCCCGAGCTGCCCCTCGTCGAGCACCTGATCCGGGGGGCGGCCGCGGCCGGGGTGGATGCACTCATCGTGCAGGATCCGGCGGTGGCCCTGCTGGCCCGGGCGATCTGCCCCCAACTCGAGCTGCATGCCTCCACGCAGATGACGCTCTCCAGCGCGGAAGGGGTGCGGTTCGCCCAGCGGCTGGGGTTCAGCCGCGCCGTCGTCCCCCGCGAACTGTCCACGGCGGAGATCCGCCGGTTGGCTGGGCAGACGCAGATCGAGCTGGAGGTCTTCATCCACGGCGCGCTCTGCATGTCCTGGAGCGGCCAATGCCTGACCAGCGAGGCCTGGGGAGGGCGCTCGGCGAACCGAGGGCAGTGCGCCCAGTCTTGCCGCCTGCCGTATGACCTGGTCGTCGATGGGCAGACGCGGGAACTCGGCGAGGTGAAGTACCTGCTCAGCCCCAAGGATCTCGCGGGGGTGCGGGCCGTGCCGGAGCTCATGGACATCGGCGTCCACAGCCTGAAGATCGAAGGCCGCCTGAAGGGCCCGGCGTACGTCACCTCCACGGTGCAGGGGTACCGGCGCTGGGTGGAGAGCATCCTGGCGGGCGCTCCCGACGAGGCCCAGCTCGCGAAGGATCTGTCCGGCATGTCGCTGGCGTACAGCCGCGGCTTCTCCCATGGCTTTCTCGCGGGCTCGGACCACCAGACGCTGGTGGAGGGCCGCTTTCCGAAGCACCGGGGGCTGTACCTGGGCCGGGTGCAGTCCGTTTCGGGCAAGGAAGTCCAGGTCGTGCCGGACGAGCGCCCGTGGACGGGGGGGCTGGGGTTGGAGACGGACCGCCCCGAGGCGCCCGTGGGCCAGGTGTCCTCTCCGTTGAAGGGAGAGCCCGCGCCGGAGGCCGCGGAGCCGCGCCCGGGCATGGGCGTCGTCTTCGATGCGGGGGCGCCAGAGGACAAGCACGAGCCAGGAGGCCCCATCTTCCGGGTGGAACGGCGGGGGGACGGTTGGGTGCTGGGTTTTGGCCAGCCTGGTCCGGATCTGGGACGGGTGGCTCCCGGACAGCGGGTGTGGCTCAACAGCGATCCCGCGCTGACCCGCCGTGTCGAGGGGCTGCTCGCCGCGGGCGAGCCCGAGGGCCGGATTCCTTTGGAGCTGAGCGTCTCGGGCGTGGAGGGGGCTCCCCTCCAGGTTCGGGCCCGGGCCTGGGGGCATGATGCGTCCGCCAGCAGCCCGGTGCCACTGGCCCCGGCGCGAGGCGGCGGGCTGGACGAGGGGCTGCTGCGGGACAAGCTGGGCTCCTTCGGAGGAACTCCCTTCCGGTTGTCGCTCCTGGAGTGCGCTGGGCTGGGACGTGGGTTGCACCTGCCCGTCTCCGAGCTCAAGGCGATCCGCCGCCAGCTCGTGACGGAGCTGACGGCCGCCGTGGAGCGGGGCCCGCGCCGGACGGTGGTGGAGACGCCGGTGCTGGAGCAGGTGCGCGCCTCGCTGGCCGGGAGCGTGTCCGAGGCCCCCGGTGAGGGCGCGGCGCGGCTCATTCCCCTGTGCCGCCAGGAGGCGCAGCTCGAGGCCGTCATCGCCGCGGGGTTGCCCGAGGTGGAGCTGGATTGGATGGAGATGGTGGGCCTTCAGCGCGCGGTGGAGCGGGCCCGGGCGGCGGGCCTGCGGGTGACGATCGCCACGGTGCGGGTGCAGAAGCCGGGCGAGGAGGGCTATGACCAGCGCATCGGCCGGTTGCGCCCGGATGCGGTGCTGGTGCGCCACTGGGGCGCGATGATGCACTTCCTGGAGCGTCCCGAGGGTCAGCCCCGCCCGGTGCTGCACGGGGACTTCTCGCTCAACGTCACCAATTCGCTGTCGGCCGCGTACCTGCTGGGGTTGGGGCTGGACACGCTCACGTTCTCCCATGATCTCGATGCGGCGCAGCTGGGCTCGCTCCTGGAGCATGCGCCCGCCCACCGCTTCACGGTCGCCCTGCATCACCACATCGCCACCTTCCACACCGAGCACTGCGTGTACTCGCACACGCTCTCGCATGGGCGTGACTTCCGGACTTGCGGCCGCCCGTGTGAGAAGCACCAGCTCTCCTTGAAGGACCGGCTGGGGCTGGACCACCCGGTCATCGTCGACGTGGGGTGCCGCAACACGGTGTTCAATGCCCAGGCCCAGAGCGCCGCATCGCTGGTGCCGCGCCTGCTGGAGCGGGGGGTGCGCCGCTTCCGGGTGGAGTTTGTCCGGGAGTCCCACGAGGAGGCGGCCCGCGTGCTGGCCGCCTACCAGGAGCTGCTCGCGGGCCGGTTGTCTCCCGCCGAGGCTGTCCGGCGTGCGGCCGTCCACGAGCAGTTTGGCGTCACGCGTGGGACCATGAAGGTGCTCAGCCCTCCCGCCCCTCTGCCCCGTTGA
- a CDS encoding sugar ABC transporter substrate-binding protein: protein MRSQSIRAVMACLAVVLAMACTKSETPAPASQANAPQTPSAPRKNITLAVITHGQASDTFWSVVKNGVNNAAQDLGVTVTYNAPQTFDMVAMSRLIDAEVAKKPDGLVVSIPDPEALSRSIQAAVDAGIPVISINSGSDVYKQLGVLLHVGQTEYEAGAGGGEKMAATGVKNVLCVNHEVGNASLDLRCKGFLDAIAKAGGTGRVLAVNAADPTDSQQKVAAALTGGVDGILTLGPLSSNAALAALKQGGSLGKVKLGTFDLTPDVLSGIQGGELEFAIDQQQYLQGYLPIVLLTQYKQFGVLPAGGVLPTGPGFVTRETASRVIELSKQGIR from the coding sequence ATGCGTTCCCAGAGCATCCGGGCAGTCATGGCTTGTCTGGCCGTCGTGCTGGCCATGGCCTGCACCAAGAGCGAGACCCCCGCACCGGCCTCGCAGGCAAACGCGCCCCAGACGCCCAGCGCGCCCCGCAAGAACATCACCCTGGCCGTCATCACCCACGGCCAGGCCTCCGACACCTTCTGGAGCGTCGTGAAGAACGGGGTGAACAACGCCGCCCAGGACCTCGGGGTGACGGTCACCTACAACGCGCCCCAGACGTTCGACATGGTGGCGATGAGCCGCCTCATCGACGCGGAGGTGGCCAAGAAGCCCGACGGGCTCGTGGTCTCCATTCCGGATCCCGAGGCCCTGTCCCGGTCCATCCAGGCCGCCGTGGACGCGGGCATTCCCGTGATTTCCATCAACTCGGGCAGTGACGTCTACAAGCAGCTGGGCGTGCTGCTCCACGTGGGGCAGACCGAGTACGAGGCTGGCGCGGGCGGCGGCGAGAAAATGGCCGCCACGGGCGTCAAGAACGTGCTCTGCGTGAACCACGAGGTGGGCAATGCCTCGCTGGACCTGCGCTGCAAGGGCTTCCTGGACGCGATCGCCAAGGCGGGAGGCACCGGCCGGGTGCTCGCCGTGAACGCGGCCGATCCGACGGACTCGCAGCAGAAGGTCGCCGCCGCGCTGACCGGGGGGGTGGACGGCATCCTGACGCTCGGCCCGTTGAGCTCGAACGCGGCGCTGGCCGCGCTGAAGCAGGGCGGCAGCCTGGGCAAGGTGAAGCTGGGCACCTTCGATTTGACCCCGGACGTGCTTTCCGGCATCCAGGGCGGCGAGCTGGAGTTCGCCATCGACCAACAGCAGTATCTGCAGGGGTACCTGCCGATCGTGCTCCTGACTCAGTACAAGCAATTCGGCGTGTTGCCGGCGGGCGGTGTCCTCCCGACCGGTCCAGGGTTCGTGACCCGGGAGACAGCGTCACGGGTCATCGAACTCAGCAAGCAGGGCATTCGGTAG
- a CDS encoding PfkB family carbohydrate kinase → MTSLPELLVIGHVTRDLFPGENRLGGAASFSTRAAAMLGIQTALVTAAPPDFSLLAPLKGLSNVSLHIVPSQTVTTFEVDYSGPRRRLYLREVARPIRIEDIPVAWRGIPVAYVAPVAGECDRALVDGLSAKLICAGFQGWLRRSGADQRVEPAITPEALEPPRGLNAIVFSEEDHPEGEFMAEQLAQKELLVALTRGRKGSTLRKGSQRWDISAAPAHEVDPTGAGDVFGIALTLALARGASPQEAARVASEIAARVVEGPELGKLTAADAAHLPPRARTP, encoded by the coding sequence ATGACTTCCCTCCCCGAGTTGCTCGTTATCGGACATGTCACCCGGGATCTCTTCCCCGGAGAGAATCGCCTCGGCGGGGCTGCCTCGTTCTCCACGCGCGCCGCTGCCATGCTCGGCATCCAGACAGCGCTCGTCACCGCGGCGCCCCCGGACTTTTCGCTGCTGGCGCCCCTGAAGGGGCTCTCGAACGTGTCGCTCCACATCGTCCCCAGCCAGACGGTCACGACGTTCGAGGTGGACTACAGCGGCCCGCGCCGCCGGCTCTACCTGCGCGAGGTGGCCCGCCCCATTCGCATCGAGGACATTCCCGTTGCCTGGCGCGGCATCCCCGTCGCCTATGTGGCCCCCGTGGCGGGAGAGTGCGACCGCGCCCTCGTCGATGGGCTGAGCGCGAAGCTCATCTGCGCGGGCTTCCAGGGGTGGCTGCGGCGCTCGGGCGCCGACCAGCGCGTGGAGCCCGCCATCACCCCCGAGGCGCTCGAGCCGCCGCGCGGGCTCAACGCGATCGTCTTCTCCGAGGAGGACCACCCCGAGGGGGAGTTCATGGCCGAGCAGCTCGCCCAGAAGGAACTCCTCGTGGCCCTCACCCGGGGGCGAAAAGGCTCGACTCTGCGCAAAGGCAGCCAGCGGTGGGACATCTCCGCCGCCCCTGCCCATGAGGTGGACCCCACCGGAGCGGGCGATGTGTTCGGCATCGCCCTGACCCTGGCGTTGGCGAGAGGGGCCTCCCCCCAGGAAGCCGCCCGGGTGGCCTCCGAGATCGCCGCGCGGGTCGTCGAAGGGCCCGAGCTGGGCAAGCTCACGGCGGCGGATGCCGCGCACCTGCCCCCCCGCGCCCGGACGCCCTGA
- a CDS encoding ABC transporter permease has protein sequence MRRVLNRPELGAACGVVAVWLFFAGYAGGSGFLSQAGAATYLEIASELGLLAVAVSMLMIAGEFDLSVGSMIAACGMTISLLCDRLGWSLWAAIAVAAVLSLCVGMVNGLVVTRTKLPSFIVTLGTLFILSGSTIGVTRLVTGRTQVGGLRQALHYGSAEALFASRIGVFSVSILWWMGITVLASWVLLRTRFGNWIFGAGGAPDAARNLGVPVARVKITMFMTTSLSACLIATFQAVKFTGSDVLRGTGKELEAILAAVLGGTLLTGGHGSVLGAALGALIFGMVQQGIVFAGVDSDWYKVFLGVMLIGAVLVNTYVRGRMVEARR, from the coding sequence ATGCGCAGAGTCCTGAATCGCCCAGAGCTGGGGGCCGCCTGCGGGGTGGTGGCCGTCTGGTTGTTCTTCGCCGGTTACGCGGGGGGCTCGGGTTTTCTCTCCCAGGCCGGGGCCGCGACCTACCTGGAGATTGCCTCCGAGCTGGGCCTGCTGGCCGTCGCCGTCTCGATGTTGATGATCGCCGGCGAGTTCGATCTGTCGGTGGGGTCGATGATCGCCGCCTGCGGCATGACGATCTCGCTCCTGTGCGACCGGCTGGGCTGGTCGCTCTGGGCGGCCATCGCGGTGGCGGCCGTGCTTTCACTGTGCGTGGGCATGGTCAATGGGCTGGTGGTGACGCGCACGAAGTTGCCCTCGTTCATCGTCACCCTGGGCACGTTGTTCATCCTCAGCGGGAGCACCATCGGCGTCACCCGCCTGGTGACGGGCCGCACGCAGGTGGGCGGGTTGCGCCAGGCGCTCCACTACGGCTCGGCGGAGGCGCTGTTCGCCAGCCGGATCGGCGTCTTCTCCGTGTCCATTCTCTGGTGGATGGGCATCACGGTGCTGGCGAGCTGGGTGCTTTTGCGCACGCGCTTCGGCAACTGGATCTTCGGCGCCGGGGGCGCGCCGGACGCCGCGCGCAACCTGGGCGTTCCGGTGGCCCGGGTGAAGATCACGATGTTCATGACGACTTCGCTCAGTGCGTGCCTCATCGCCACGTTCCAGGCCGTCAAGTTCACCGGCTCGGATGTGCTGCGCGGCACGGGCAAGGAGCTGGAGGCGATCCTCGCGGCGGTGCTGGGGGGCACGTTGCTGACGGGCGGTCATGGCTCGGTGCTCGGCGCCGCGCTGGGAGCGCTCATCTTCGGCATGGTGCAGCAGGGCATCGTGTTCGCGGGGGTGGACTCCGATTGGTACAAGGTCTTCCTCGGGGTGATGTTGATCGGCGCCGTGCTCGTCAACACCTATGTCCGGGGCCGGATGGTGGAGGCGCGGCGATGA
- a CDS encoding NAD(P)-dependent oxidoreductase: MKVGLIGLGNMGRGVAQNLLNAGHELVVYNRTRAKAEPFQAKGARIAGTPQEAARGAEAVFSILADDPALEAAVFGGEGLLSGLARGAIHISSSTISVALSERLAAEHAQAGQGYVSAPVFGRPEAAEAKQLWVLAAGAKADVERVRPLLEAIGRGLTVLGEKASSANVVKLSGNFLIASMVEALGEAFALAQKSGVEPKTFLEVFQSVFAKSPIFERYASLIAGRQFQPPGFALRLGLKDIGLVLEAAGDAQVPMPLASLVKDHLLGGVAQGHGELDWSALGALAAERAGLEKL; this comes from the coding sequence ATGAAGGTTGGGTTGATTGGGCTTGGGAACATGGGCCGTGGCGTGGCCCAGAACCTGTTGAACGCTGGGCACGAGCTGGTGGTCTACAACCGCACGCGCGCGAAGGCCGAGCCGTTCCAGGCCAAGGGGGCGCGGATTGCCGGGACACCTCAGGAGGCGGCCCGGGGGGCCGAGGCCGTCTTCTCCATCCTCGCGGACGATCCGGCCCTGGAGGCGGCGGTCTTTGGCGGTGAGGGTTTGCTGTCAGGGCTGGCGCGGGGCGCGATCCACATCTCGTCCAGCACCATCTCGGTGGCGCTCTCGGAGCGTCTCGCCGCGGAGCATGCCCAGGCGGGCCAGGGCTATGTGTCCGCCCCGGTCTTCGGCCGGCCGGAGGCGGCGGAGGCCAAGCAGCTCTGGGTGCTCGCCGCGGGCGCCAAGGCCGATGTGGAGCGGGTCCGGCCCTTGCTGGAGGCCATTGGACGGGGCCTCACCGTGCTCGGGGAGAAGGCCTCCTCGGCGAACGTGGTGAAACTGTCCGGCAACTTCCTCATCGCCTCCATGGTGGAGGCGCTGGGAGAGGCCTTCGCGCTGGCGCAAAAGTCCGGCGTCGAGCCGAAGACCTTCCTGGAGGTCTTCCAGTCGGTCTTCGCGAAGTCCCCCATCTTCGAGCGCTACGCGAGCTTGATCGCGGGCAGGCAGTTCCAGCCACCGGGGTTCGCCCTTCGGCTGGGGCTCAAGGACATCGGGCTGGTGCTGGAGGCGGCCGGAGATGCCCAGGTGCCCATGCCGCTGGCCAGCCTGGTCAAGGACCACCTGCTGGGCGGGGTGGCCCAGGGCCATGGGGAACTGGACTGGTCGGCGCTGGGCGCGCTGGCGGCGGAGCGGGCAGGGCTGGAAAAGCTCTGA
- a CDS encoding prephenate dehydrogenase/arogenate dehydrogenase family protein — protein MSSASPPAQPGEGDFPKRVALVGYGRFGRALGALLVESGLDYRAVDPSADIPERHRAGSLPELVQGADVVVVAVPVPGIRPVLEALRPHLLPSQLVLDVGSVKVKPVEALASVLGAEVPWVGTHPLFGPLSLAMAERPLRVVLCPNPLHPEATGRARRFYERLGCEIVEQTPENHDRVMAHTHALTFFVAKGMIDAGTGLDVPFAPASFKALARTIEVVRSDAGHLFAAIQRENPFATEARAQLLEALGQIHRELEALPADGSAAETERLRIPSKGETS, from the coding sequence GTGTCCTCTGCATCCCCCCCCGCGCAGCCTGGAGAAGGGGACTTTCCGAAGCGTGTGGCCCTGGTGGGGTATGGCCGTTTCGGCCGGGCGCTCGGCGCGTTGCTGGTCGAGTCCGGCCTGGACTACCGGGCCGTGGATCCCTCCGCCGACATTCCCGAGCGCCACCGGGCCGGGAGCTTGCCGGAGCTGGTGCAGGGGGCGGACGTGGTGGTGGTGGCCGTCCCCGTGCCCGGCATCCGCCCGGTGCTCGAAGCGCTGCGGCCCCACCTCCTGCCTTCCCAACTCGTCCTCGACGTGGGCAGCGTCAAGGTGAAGCCGGTGGAGGCCTTGGCCTCGGTGTTGGGCGCCGAGGTGCCTTGGGTGGGAACGCACCCGCTGTTTGGCCCCTTGAGCCTGGCCATGGCCGAGCGGCCCCTGCGCGTCGTGCTCTGTCCAAACCCTCTCCACCCGGAGGCCACGGGGCGCGCGCGCCGGTTCTACGAGCGGCTCGGGTGCGAGATCGTCGAGCAGACGCCCGAGAACCATGACCGGGTGATGGCGCACACGCACGCGCTCACGTTTTTCGTGGCCAAGGGAATGATTGATGCGGGCACGGGGCTCGACGTGCCGTTTGCTCCAGCGAGCTTCAAGGCCCTGGCGCGCACCATCGAGGTGGTCCGCTCGGACGCGGGCCACCTCTTCGCCGCCATCCAGCGGGAGAACCCCTTCGCGACGGAGGCGCGGGCGCAGCTGCTCGAAGCGCTGGGGCAGATCCACCGCGAGCTGGAGGCCTTGCCCGCCGACGGCAGTGCCGCGGAGACCGAGCGCCTCCGCATTCCATCGAAAGGGGAGACCTCATGA
- a CDS encoding sensor histidine kinase — translation MRDKTVSSPPLRFLIYPAQGEVREHVRAEFFARALSQRVGRPIVVEMARTYEAIDQELAADRVDIVWATAEQCNAFEPKARAILRAVRAGRYHYHAALICRASDPLTLKQLQGTRAAWVAPMSTGGHLLTVRYLEAQGLAPSEVFAEQRFVGSYRNALLAVVEGAADMTSLFTTHPDEYTVRARLAERVGGAARHLTSFAFTGPTLADGLILTSRLSETDSAAIVSALTTMTHDGSGLDPLLGSFNIEGFALASSQGLVRPFSPAQRTEFLAAEVDAEERCSRLWSFTGMAFGQDVSGREGLSLEEALPPEASALLGALVRATRHSGVGGRVEYRLETGGESRLYTAEAAPRGAPSGETAPRTTLLVRDITEQQSLEVDLYRLASFPLLHPEPMMELSLVGALRYANPAANHAFPDLQVLGASHPLVETTLEWVRRGKPGESPPLVHHGGRYWELMVSVLQETDALRLFVKDVTSRKQIEARLLHADRMAALGSLASRVGHEMNNPLAFLMANLSFAREEIGRLRESLRSDSTSSRLEDLDEVMDALGESLDGAERLKTIIQDLRTLAREPPTHRARVDLHPVLEDALKLVRNELRHRARLEKDFQPVPTVEADEARLGQVFLNLMINAVQAMSEQDAQRNVLRVSTRTGPAGEAIVEVQDTGAGMTPEVLSRLFEPFFTTRSNSAGMGLSVSHAIVTSLGGTLRAESELGTGTLFTVTLPAT, via the coding sequence TTGCGCGATAAGACCGTGTCGAGCCCGCCCCTCCGCTTCCTCATCTATCCTGCACAGGGCGAGGTCAGGGAGCACGTCAGGGCCGAATTCTTCGCCCGGGCGCTCTCTCAACGGGTGGGCCGTCCCATCGTCGTGGAGATGGCCCGGACCTATGAGGCCATCGATCAGGAGCTGGCGGCGGACCGGGTGGACATCGTCTGGGCCACCGCCGAGCAGTGCAACGCGTTCGAGCCCAAGGCCCGTGCCATCCTGCGCGCGGTGCGGGCGGGGCGTTACCACTACCACGCGGCCCTCATCTGCCGCGCCAGCGATCCCCTCACCCTGAAGCAGCTCCAGGGCACGCGCGCCGCCTGGGTGGCCCCCATGTCCACGGGCGGCCACCTGCTGACCGTCCGCTACTTGGAGGCCCAAGGGCTGGCCCCCTCGGAGGTGTTCGCCGAGCAGCGCTTCGTCGGCAGCTACCGCAATGCCCTGCTCGCGGTGGTCGAGGGCGCGGCGGACATGACGTCGCTCTTCACGACCCACCCGGACGAGTACACGGTCCGCGCCCGCCTCGCCGAGCGCGTGGGGGGGGCCGCGCGCCACCTGACCTCCTTCGCCTTCACCGGGCCCACCCTCGCCGATGGGCTCATCCTCACCTCGCGCTTGTCGGAGACGGACAGTGCCGCCATCGTGTCGGCCCTCACCACGATGACGCACGATGGGAGCGGCCTGGACCCGTTGCTCGGCTCGTTCAACATCGAGGGCTTCGCGCTCGCCTCCTCCCAGGGCCTGGTGCGGCCCTTCTCCCCGGCCCAGCGCACGGAGTTCCTCGCGGCGGAGGTGGACGCGGAAGAGCGGTGCAGCCGGCTCTGGTCCTTCACGGGCATGGCCTTCGGGCAGGACGTGAGCGGCCGGGAGGGGCTCTCGCTGGAAGAGGCCCTGCCCCCGGAGGCAAGTGCGCTGCTGGGCGCGCTCGTGCGGGCCACGCGCCACAGCGGCGTGGGGGGCCGGGTGGAGTACCGCCTGGAGACCGGCGGAGAGAGCCGCCTGTACACCGCCGAGGCCGCCCCCCGGGGCGCGCCCTCCGGCGAGACAGCCCCGCGCACGACGCTGCTGGTCCGGGACATCACCGAGCAGCAGTCCCTGGAAGTGGACCTGTACCGCCTGGCGTCGTTCCCCTTGCTCCACCCCGAGCCCATGATGGAACTGAGCCTGGTCGGCGCCCTGCGTTACGCCAATCCAGCCGCCAACCACGCCTTCCCGGATCTGCAAGTGCTCGGGGCCAGCCATCCGCTGGTGGAGACCACGCTCGAGTGGGTCCGGCGGGGAAAGCCCGGCGAGAGCCCGCCCCTGGTCCACCACGGGGGGCGGTACTGGGAGCTGATGGTCTCCGTTCTTCAGGAAACCGACGCCCTCCGGCTCTTCGTGAAGGATGTGACGTCGCGCAAGCAGATCGAAGCGCGGCTGCTCCACGCCGACCGCATGGCCGCGCTGGGCTCGTTGGCCTCGCGCGTGGGCCACGAGATGAACAACCCGTTGGCCTTCCTGATGGCCAACCTCTCTTTCGCCCGGGAAGAGATCGGCCGGCTCCGCGAGTCCCTGCGCTCGGACTCCACCTCCTCCCGGCTGGAGGACCTCGACGAGGTGATGGACGCGCTGGGAGAGTCCCTGGACGGCGCGGAGCGGCTGAAGACGATCATCCAGGATCTGCGCACCCTGGCGCGCGAGCCGCCCACCCACCGGGCCCGGGTGGACTTGCACCCGGTGCTGGAGGATGCGCTGAAGCTGGTGCGCAACGAGCTGCGCCACCGGGCCCGCCTGGAGAAGGACTTCCAGCCCGTGCCCACGGTGGAGGCGGACGAGGCGCGGCTCGGCCAGGTTTTCCTCAACCTGATGATCAACGCCGTGCAGGCCATGTCCGAGCAGGACGCGCAGCGCAACGTGCTGCGGGTGAGCACGCGCACCGGGCCGGCCGGAGAGGCCATCGTCGAGGTGCAGGACACCGGGGCGGGGATGACGCCCGAGGTGCTCTCACGCCTCTTCGAGCCCTTCTTCACCACGCGCTCCAACAGCGCGGGCATGGGCCTGTCGGTAAGCCACGCCATCGTGACGAGCCTGGGGGGAACCCTCCGCGCCGAGAGCGAGCTGGGCACGGGCACCCTCTTCACCGTCACCCTGCCGGCGACGTGA
- the nth gene encoding endonuclease III, with protein MVPAQRIPPLLQQLRQAHPDARYELNWTTPFELLVATLLAAQCTDERVNRVTATLFQKYQGPQAFAQADTGALEEDLRPTGFYKQKAKAVQTMSRELLARFGGEVPQSLEQLVTLPGVARKTANVVLNTAFQLPSGVIVDTHVARVSQRLGLTQKKKPEDIEQELMRLVPQDQWTFFGPAMVLHGRYTCTARKPQCGACPMVAFCPKIGVAEE; from the coding sequence ATGGTTCCCGCCCAACGCATCCCTCCCCTTCTCCAGCAGCTTCGGCAAGCACACCCCGATGCCCGCTATGAGTTGAACTGGACGACGCCTTTCGAGTTGCTCGTGGCCACCCTCCTGGCCGCGCAGTGCACGGATGAGCGCGTCAACCGGGTGACCGCCACGCTCTTCCAGAAGTACCAGGGGCCCCAGGCCTTCGCCCAGGCGGACACCGGAGCGCTCGAGGAGGATCTCCGGCCCACGGGCTTCTACAAACAGAAGGCGAAGGCGGTGCAGACCATGAGCCGGGAGCTGCTCGCGCGGTTTGGGGGCGAGGTGCCGCAGAGCCTCGAGCAGCTCGTGACGTTGCCCGGCGTGGCCCGCAAGACGGCGAACGTCGTCCTCAACACCGCCTTCCAGCTGCCCTCGGGCGTCATCGTCGACACCCACGTGGCCCGGGTCAGCCAGCGGCTGGGGCTCACCCAGAAGAAGAAGCCCGAGGACATCGAGCAGGAGCTGATGCGCCTGGTTCCCCAGGACCAGTGGACCTTCTTCGGACCGGCCATGGTGCTCCATGGCCGGTATACCTGCACGGCGCGCAAGCCCCAGTGCGGCGCCTGCCCCATGGTGGCCTTCTGCCCGAAGATCGGGGTGGCGGAGGAGTAA
- a CDS encoding ATP-binding cassette domain-containing protein — MSGPEEGRPPPLLAVEGVARSFGKVSALEDVSMSVHAGEVMCVLGDNGAGKSTLIKTLSGVHLPDRGRMLLSGEEVRLKSPREARDRGIATVYQDLAMVPMLSIVRNFFLGAEPMKGVGPFRWFDLNAADAVVRAELDKMGIHVRDTSEAVGTLSGGERQSIAIARAVYFGARVLILDEPTSALGVKQAGIVLRYVAQARARGCGVILVTHNPHHAWLIGDRFTILNRGRSQGTFSKDQITREELIQRMAGGRELEELTHELGEFTRENGPRVA; from the coding sequence ATGAGCGGCCCGGAGGAGGGGCGCCCGCCGCCGCTGCTCGCGGTGGAGGGGGTGGCTCGGTCCTTTGGCAAGGTGTCCGCCTTGGAGGACGTCTCGATGAGCGTGCACGCGGGCGAAGTCATGTGCGTGCTCGGGGACAACGGCGCCGGCAAGTCGACGCTCATCAAGACCCTCTCCGGGGTGCACCTGCCCGACCGGGGGCGGATGTTGCTCTCGGGGGAGGAGGTCCGGCTGAAGTCTCCCCGCGAGGCGCGGGACCGGGGCATCGCGACCGTGTACCAGGACCTCGCCATGGTCCCGATGCTCTCCATCGTGCGGAACTTCTTTCTGGGCGCCGAGCCGATGAAGGGCGTGGGGCCCTTCCGGTGGTTCGACCTGAACGCCGCGGACGCGGTGGTCCGCGCCGAGCTCGACAAGATGGGCATCCACGTTCGGGACACCTCGGAGGCGGTGGGGACGCTGTCAGGGGGCGAGCGGCAGTCCATCGCCATTGCCCGGGCCGTCTACTTTGGCGCCCGGGTGCTCATCCTCGATGAGCCCACGTCGGCGCTGGGCGTGAAGCAGGCGGGCATCGTGCTGCGCTACGTGGCCCAGGCGCGGGCGCGCGGCTGTGGCGTCATCCTGGTCACGCACAATCCGCACCATGCCTGGCTCATCGGAGACCGGTTCACGATCCTCAACCGGGGCAGGAGCCAGGGCACCTTCTCCAAGGATCAGATCACCCGGGAGGAGCTGATCCAGCGGATGGCGGGTGGGCGTGAGCTGGAGGAGCTCACGCACGAGCTGGGCGAGTTCACGCGCGAGAACGGGCCCCGCGTGGCCTGA